The window ATTTTCTTAATATCTGCTGGACCTGTATAAGAAGTTTCATCTTTAATTGCAATGTTGTAATTTAAGTTTACTTTTTCATTTACCTCAGTAACATCAGCACCTGAAACTTTAACATTTAAATCTGAAATAACTAGGTTAATATCTGATGCAGGAATTTGTAAATCATAATTTGTTGCAGTTGCACTAGCTTTTGAAGATTCAACATTAACATGAATTAAATCATCATCAGTTAGACCTGGTTGATTTTTAATTGTATATGTTGCAGTTTCATCAACAGTTGCACCAGCTTCTTTTAATGCATCTTTCAATTTAGTTTGATCACTTAATTGTGTTTTAAGATCATCTAAAGATTTGATATCAATTTGAGGCGAATTATAAGAATAATGTAGTTTATTTGTTTCATCTATTGATACACCATCTCATTGTTTTTTTTTCAGTATCATAAGTTTTATCTGTTCAAGAAGATCTTGAGAAAGTAGCTTCTACCGAAACATCAAAGTTTTTACCATTCAATTTTTCAGAATCTTCAAAAGCTAAACTTGGATTATTTTTAATTTCTTGAGCTAATAAATCTTTAGTTGTTTTTCCAGATGCTGGATTATAAATATCTTTAAGAGCCCCAACTAAATTAATTGATGATTTTAATTTTGGAGTAACTTTTTGAGTGTCAGTAGTTCCACCACCAGAACCACCTCCACCTTGGTTATCTCCTGTGCCACCATTTCCACTTCCTCCATTGTTTTCACTTGTTGAAGAACAAGATGAAACAATTACAGGGACTGTTGCAATAATCCCAAAAGCCCCGGTTAATGCAAGAGCTTTCAATAATTTAATTTTTTTAATTTTCATAATATTTAGTTAATAATTATTACCTTTCAAATTTTGGAATATAAAAAAGACAAATTTATTGGTTAAATAAAAACTATTTAAAAGGAGAGGTAATTGAAATTATCTTTACTAAAAGTATGAAAAATTAGATTTTATATACCTAAAATAAATGTATTTTATTTGTTGTTAATAATTGTTTATTACCAGTTTTGAAAATATAAAGACTTATTAATAAGGTGTGTTAAATGAAAAAATGAAAAGGTAGAATTAATTTCAATTAACTCTACCTTTTTTATTTATTGTTTATTTTTTAATTTCTAAAGCTTTTTAAATTTTTAAGGAGTAGTAACATCAATTTTTACATCAAAAGATATTTTCTTAGCTGTGTTTACATCAGAACCATCAGCTCAAACATACTCACTGCTTTGTGGTTTTGCATCAAGAGTAATAGTATATGTTTTTTCTGAAGTTGCTCTACTAGAAACTGTTTTTTCTTGAATAGATGGATTTGAAAAATTAACATTATAAATTCCTAACCCTTTTATTATTGCATTATTGTCTAAAGAGAAAGTGCTTCCAGTTGTTGAACCATATTTTAATTGCTCTAAAACTTTATTTACATCTTTAGCATCATCTTCACTTGCAGCAGTTAAATTAGCTCCTTGGTTAAAGTGAACTTCAGAGTCAATCCCTATGTTGTATGTAAAGTTAGTAGTTGTTTTTGTTGCTGCTTCAATATTATTTCCAGTTACTGTAACACTTAAATCAGTAACTGATAAATTAATGTCAGAAGTAGGAATTTGAAGATCATAGTTTGTTTCTGCACCACTTGTTGGTGTAGCTTTAACATTAATGTGAATCAAATCATCATTAGTAAAACCTAATTTATTTTCAACTGTTAAAGTTGTTCCACTAGCAATAGTAGTTGCTCCTGCTGCTTCTAAAGCATTTTTTAAAACATCTGTTTTCTCTAATTCGGTTTTTAATCCATCTAGTGATGTAATATTAATTTGTTTAGAACTTGATGCATAAACTAATTTATTAGAATCTTGAATAGTTACTGTAGTAGTATCATCTTTTCAATTTCCTGTAGTTGCATCATAAGACAATCCACTTGCTCAACTTGCATTTGAAAATTTCCCATCTACAGTAACTGTTGCATCACTAATTACATTTTTTAATTCTGCTCCATTAGTGAAATAATTTTCAGGGTTTGCTTTAATATCATCAGCTATCAAAGTGTTAGTATTTTTTCTATCAGTTGTAGAAGTATCATAAATTTTATTTAATGCCCCTTCTAAAGAAACATCATCTTTTAATACAGGAGTAACTTTTTGAGTTTGGTCTGCACCACCATTCCCATTTCCATTATTATTTTCACTTGTTGAAGAACAAGAAGATACAATTACTGGAACTGTTGCAACAATTCCAAAAGCCCCAGTTAATGCAAGAGCTTTCAATAATTTAATTTTTTTAATTTTCATATTTAGTTAATAATTATTACCTTTCAAAATTTGAAATTTAAAAAAGACAAATTTACTAGTTAAATAGAGGAAAATCATTAAGTAGAGGTAACAATAATTATTTGTACAAAATCAAAACAAAATGCAAAAAATATATGTATTTTATTTCATTTTCAAAATTATTTATTAACTATATATAGTGTTTTTGATATATAAATGAAATATGTTAAATAGATAAAAATAAAAAAGGTAGAGTTAATTATTGTTAACTCTACCTTTTTAAATATATTTTTAATTAAAATTCTTGGATATTATCCAACTGAACCTTCCATATCTAATTTAATTAAACGGTTTAACTCAATTGCATATTCCATTGGAAGTTCTTTTGAGAATGGTTCTAAAAATCCCATTACAATTAAATATTCCGCTTCATCTTTACTAATTCCCTTGTTCATGAAATAGAATAGTTGTTCTTCAGAAATATTTGAAACCTTAGCTTCATGTTCTAAGAATGATTGTTTGTTTTTAATAATTTCTAATGGAATAGTATCACTTCTAGAAATTTCATCTAATAACAAAGTGTCACATTCAACTCTTGAATGAGAGTGAACTGCATCTTTTTCCATTTTAACCAATCCTCTATATCTAGTATCACCACCATTAAATGATACAGATTTAGAAACAATTCTTGATTTAGTATAAGGTGCTAAATGGATCATTTTTGCCCCTGCATCTTGAACAACATTGTTAGAAGCAATTGCAATAGAAATACAATCACTTGAAGCATATTTACCAGCCAATACACTTGAAGGGTATTTCATATTAATTCCAGCACCAATGTTTCCATCAATTCATGACATGTTTGCATTTTCATGAACAATAGCACGTTTAGTAACTAAGTTTAAAACATTTTTAGATCAGTTTTGAATAGTTGTATATTTAAGTTTTGCATTTTTATGAACATAACATTCAACTACTGCTGCATGTAAGTTACTCTCACTATAAACTGGAGCAGTACATCCTTCTACATAGTG is drawn from Malacoplasma penetrans HF-2 and contains these coding sequences:
- a CDS encoding P35 family lipoprotein, coding for MKIKKIKLLKALALTGAFGIIATVPVIVSSCSSTSENNGGSGNGGTGDNQGGGGSGGGTTDTQKVTPKLKSSINLVGALKDIYNPASGKTTKDLLAQEIKNNPSLAFEDSEKLNGKNFDVSVEATFSRSSWTDKTYDTEKKTMRWCINRWNK
- a CDS encoding P35 family lipoprotein, translating into MKIKKIKLLKALALTGAFGIVATVPVIVSSCSSTSENNNGNGNGGADQTQKVTPVLKDDVSLEGALNKIYDTSTTDRKNTNTLIADDIKANPENYFTNGAELKNVISDATVTVDGKFSNASWASGLSYDATTGNWKDDTTTVTIQDSNKLVYASSSKQINITSLDGLKTELEKTDVLKNALEAAGATTIASGTTLTVENKLGFTNDDLIHINVKATPTSGAETNYDLQIPTSDINLSVTDLSVTVTGNNIEAATKTTTNFTYNIGIDSEVHFNQGANLTAASEDDAKDVNKVLEQLKYGSTTGSTFSLDNNAIIKGLGIYNVNFSNPSIQEKTVSSRATSEKTYTITLDAKPQSSEYVWADGSDVNTAKKISFDVKIDVTTP
- the sufB gene encoding Fe-S cluster assembly protein SufB — encoded protein: MIEKKEVDQEYKYGFSDGENSILNTKKGLSVDVIKQISKIKNEPEWMLDIRLKAYEKFLQTPNPDWGADLSNINYDDIIYYTSSTKKMESYWDKVPEQIKKTFEKLGIPEAEAKFLNGVSAQYDSETVYKKLEEELVQKGVIFTNVETAVLKYPKLVKKFFGKLVPYDDNKFAMLNTAVWSGGSFVYVPKNVHLEKPLQAYFRINGISSGQFERTLIIVDEGASVHYVEGCTAPVYSESNLHAAVVECYVHKNAKLKYTTIQNWSKNVLNLVTKRAIVHENANMSWIDGNIGAGINMKYPSSVLAGKYASSDCISIAIASNNVVQDAGAKMIHLAPYTKSRIVSKSVSFNGGDTRYRGLVKMEKDAVHSHSRVECDTLLLDEISRSDTIPLEIIKNKQSFLEHEAKVSNISEEQLFYFMNKGISKDEAEYLIVMGFLEPFSKELPMEYAIELNRLIKLDMEGSVG